A genomic segment from Streptomyces antibioticus encodes:
- a CDS encoding AfsR/SARP family transcriptional regulator codes for MRYRILGVTQTADDHGIPVPVPGSRLRTLLTALALRPGRLTAPDVLIDEVWADTPPQDAPAALQALVGRLRRTVGKDTVTSGPGGYRLAATEDDVDLFVFEKLVHRGTAALRHGDPSDAVQALDTALALWRGPALADLPDRTAAARPEALHRDAVRARAEADLLLGRAHEAVPRLSELTAAHPYDEPLHALLIRALRDTGRAADALAAYETARRTLADGLGTDPGPELRALYAELLDGEGGGDSDGEGKGETGGGTPAPDPVPGRSASPLTPPPSPERNGNLRPRLTSFVGREPELDAIRSTLHRARLVTLTGPGGSGKTRLAEEAAAGLPQAWLVELAPLDRPEAVPGAVVSALGLRETVLLASDLAVPQDDPVALLVEYCAPRSELLILDNCEHVIGAAAALAETLLTRCPGLTILATSREPLGVPGEQVRPVEPLLPDQAHRLFRERAAAVRPDAAAALRERDEQAVAEICRRLDGLPLAIELAAARLRLLTPRQIADRLDDRFRLLTSGSRTVLPRQQTLRAVVDWSWDLLDAPERTLLRELSVFAGGWDLDAAEAVCTGPVADLVGALVDKSLVVAAPAPPGPDGTEGMRFRMLETIHEYATERAAEVPHARVAAERRHRAWVRALTERADSKLRTAEQLPWIARLETELDNIRAATRRALTSGDEEEATALCLAMGWFWWLRNYRHEGAEWTDSTLRLAAVLDTLPEGSATVPGDLDALAAAVDPLEVFLAEPAGERDHPRHTGRMDLRMLHLFLLSESRPGMRTDGRYREYLLRLLARYERGGPESARMPGLIWPVTAFQLRDGVDPPAPFDPPAPFDPREPTDARVTAGGVTDVRVVMDEAVANCRRHGGEWELGCALMFRAHTVVDSPGRLRGVDDDLAELREIARRVGDRWMRAQVCGASGEAAMARGRFAEAEQEYREGLRLAYEVGAYTETPFLMTRLAEIAYRSGDLDAARAALDEAQIAADRHSALDAQAFVSLLRAHIALADGDVAGARELCEAARVETGRGSPPPQFTAALRMLDAQILAAESGPAYGLPLLADALRRALVDQCSEAIMSAVVDSAVELLVRLGDFPRAAGLLAAADVLLGPFPRPAPQAAQRAKAEAAARTALGAERYAAERARGEALPVAEVVRELTAAARAHAVPARR; via the coding sequence GTGCGGTACAGAATCCTGGGCGTCACCCAGACAGCGGACGACCACGGCATCCCCGTACCCGTTCCCGGCAGCCGGCTGCGCACCCTGCTTACCGCGCTGGCGCTGCGGCCCGGCCGCCTCACCGCCCCGGACGTCCTCATCGACGAGGTCTGGGCCGACACTCCGCCCCAGGACGCCCCCGCCGCCCTCCAGGCCCTCGTCGGCCGACTGCGCCGCACCGTGGGCAAGGACACCGTCACGTCCGGCCCCGGCGGCTACCGCCTCGCCGCGACCGAGGACGACGTGGACCTCTTCGTCTTCGAGAAACTCGTGCACCGGGGCACCGCCGCCCTGCGCCACGGCGACCCGTCCGACGCCGTCCAGGCCCTGGACACCGCCCTCGCGCTGTGGCGCGGCCCCGCCCTGGCCGACCTTCCCGACCGCACCGCGGCCGCCCGCCCCGAGGCCCTGCACCGGGACGCCGTCCGCGCCCGCGCCGAGGCGGACCTCCTCCTCGGCCGTGCCCACGAGGCTGTCCCGCGCCTGTCGGAACTCACCGCCGCCCACCCGTACGACGAACCGCTGCACGCCCTCCTCATCCGCGCCCTGCGCGACACCGGCCGCGCCGCCGACGCGCTCGCCGCCTACGAGACGGCCCGCCGCACCCTCGCCGACGGCCTGGGCACGGACCCCGGGCCGGAACTGCGTGCGCTGTACGCCGAACTGCTCGACGGGGAGGGTGGCGGCGACAGTGACGGCGAGGGCAAGGGGGAGACGGGTGGTGGGACCCCCGCACCGGACCCCGTCCCCGGCCGGTCGGCTTCGCCCCTCACCCCGCCCCCGTCGCCCGAGCGGAACGGCAACCTGCGTCCGCGTCTTACCTCTTTCGTGGGCCGGGAACCCGAGCTGGATGCCATCCGTTCCACTCTGCACAGGGCCCGTCTCGTCACCCTCACCGGTCCGGGCGGCTCGGGCAAGACCCGTCTCGCCGAGGAAGCCGCCGCCGGGCTTCCGCAGGCGTGGCTGGTCGAACTGGCCCCGCTGGACCGGCCGGAGGCCGTGCCGGGCGCGGTGGTCAGCGCCCTCGGTCTGCGCGAGACCGTCCTGCTGGCCTCTGACCTGGCCGTCCCGCAGGACGACCCGGTCGCCCTGCTCGTCGAGTACTGCGCCCCGCGCAGCGAACTCCTGATCCTTGACAACTGTGAGCATGTCATCGGCGCGGCCGCCGCCCTCGCCGAGACCCTCCTCACCCGCTGCCCGGGTCTCACGATCCTCGCCACCAGCCGCGAGCCCCTGGGCGTCCCCGGCGAGCAGGTCCGCCCGGTCGAACCCCTCCTGCCCGACCAGGCGCACCGCCTCTTCCGGGAGCGCGCGGCCGCCGTCCGTCCCGACGCGGCCGCCGCCCTCCGGGAGCGGGACGAACAGGCGGTCGCCGAGATCTGCCGCCGGCTCGACGGCCTGCCCCTGGCCATCGAACTGGCCGCCGCCCGGCTCCGGCTGCTCACCCCCCGCCAGATCGCCGACCGGCTCGACGACCGCTTCCGCCTCCTCACCTCCGGAAGCCGCACGGTCCTGCCCCGCCAGCAGACCCTGCGGGCCGTCGTCGACTGGTCCTGGGACCTGCTCGACGCACCGGAGCGGACCCTGCTGCGCGAGCTGTCCGTCTTCGCGGGCGGCTGGGACCTCGACGCCGCCGAGGCCGTGTGCACCGGCCCGGTCGCGGACCTCGTCGGCGCCCTGGTCGACAAGTCCCTGGTGGTCGCCGCCCCGGCCCCGCCCGGCCCGGACGGCACCGAGGGCATGCGCTTCCGCATGCTGGAGACGATCCACGAGTACGCCACCGAGCGCGCCGCCGAGGTCCCGCACGCGCGCGTGGCCGCCGAGCGACGGCACCGCGCGTGGGTGCGCGCGCTCACCGAGCGGGCCGACTCCAAGCTGCGCACCGCGGAGCAACTGCCGTGGATCGCACGGCTGGAGACCGAGCTGGACAACATCCGGGCGGCGACCCGGCGCGCGCTCACCTCCGGCGACGAGGAGGAGGCCACCGCCCTGTGCCTCGCCATGGGCTGGTTCTGGTGGCTGCGCAACTACCGCCACGAGGGCGCCGAGTGGACCGACAGCACCCTTCGCCTGGCGGCCGTCCTGGACACCCTCCCCGAGGGCTCTGCGACCGTCCCTGGCGACCTCGACGCCCTGGCGGCCGCCGTCGACCCCCTGGAGGTCTTCCTGGCCGAGCCGGCCGGTGAGCGGGACCACCCGCGGCACACCGGACGGATGGACCTGCGGATGCTGCATCTGTTCCTGCTGTCCGAGTCCCGGCCGGGCATGAGGACCGACGGGCGGTACCGCGAGTACCTCCTGCGCCTGCTCGCCCGCTACGAGCGCGGCGGCCCCGAGTCCGCCAGGATGCCCGGCCTGATCTGGCCCGTGACGGCCTTCCAGCTCCGGGACGGCGTCGACCCGCCGGCCCCTTTCGACCCGCCGGCTCCTTTCGACCCGCGGGAGCCGACCGACGCGCGGGTCACGGCGGGCGGCGTGACGGACGTCCGTGTCGTCATGGACGAGGCCGTCGCCAACTGCCGCCGCCACGGCGGGGAATGGGAGCTGGGCTGCGCCCTGATGTTCCGTGCGCACACGGTCGTCGACTCGCCCGGCAGGCTGCGCGGCGTCGACGACGACCTCGCGGAGCTGCGTGAGATCGCCCGCCGGGTCGGCGACCGCTGGATGCGGGCCCAGGTGTGCGGCGCGTCGGGTGAGGCGGCGATGGCGCGGGGCCGTTTCGCGGAGGCGGAGCAGGAGTACCGCGAGGGGCTGCGGCTGGCGTACGAGGTCGGCGCGTACACCGAGACGCCGTTCCTGATGACCCGGCTCGCGGAGATCGCCTACCGCTCGGGTGACCTCGACGCCGCCCGGGCGGCGCTCGACGAGGCGCAGATCGCCGCCGACCGGCACAGCGCCCTGGACGCCCAGGCGTTCGTGTCCCTGCTGAGGGCCCATATCGCGCTCGCCGACGGCGATGTGGCCGGCGCGCGCGAGTTGTGCGAGGCGGCCCGGGTGGAGACGGGGAGGGGCAGCCCGCCGCCCCAGTTCACGGCGGCCCTGCGCATGCTCGACGCGCAGATCCTGGCGGCCGAGTCCGGCCCGGCGTACGGCCTGCCGCTGCTCGCCGACGCGCTGCGGCGGGCGCTGGTGGACCAGTGCTCCGAGGCGATCATGTCGGCGGTGGTGGACAGCGCGGTGGAGCTGTTGGTCCGGCTCGGGGACTTCCCGCGCGCGGCGGGGCTGCTGGCGGCCGCCGACGTGCTGCTCGGTCCGTTCCCCCGCCCGGCCCCGCAGGCCGCGCAGAGGGCGAAGGCGGAAGCCGCGGCCCGTACGGCCCTGGGCGCCGAGCGGTACGCGGCGGAGCGGGCCAGGGGCGAGGCCCTGCCCGTGGCCGAGGTGGTCCGTGAGCTGACCGCCGCCGCCCGCGCCCACGCCGTGCCCGCGCGTCGCTGA
- a CDS encoding asparagine synthase-related protein, whose protein sequence is MRWLVGWSSTAAGALGKTVGFDGREPYGGQVGDEGETLHPVGSQLLWGDPDPLWAVGDWRPDEVRVVRADAQTRIAVLGICGASDEQLRVGLFAARGGALRHLTAWPGSYTAVVQVGRRVTVCGDLAGARPVFHTPWAGGTAYATAALPLADLIEANLDFGHLAALLAAPDVPAALHDSTPYDGVRRVPPGHALILRAGAREIAGYEPVASLAVAAPPSDPDRAVDGVRDALVDAVRARLAAPRHVPDIDPGPVPGMGPAERRAARGMPVPGIGADLSGGPASGTLALLAAGLPGRPGTVLGHGTGAGERLLAVTFNDLAVGGREAEVQRAGTLAANPRLHHVVVAGDEATLPYADLDGPLTDEPGPSLVTAARHRARLAAGSADHFTGHGARQVLDAHPARLADLLMDRKRRHLVRPVAALTKAEGSVLVPARVYGAARRLARTPYGAGVEGLAERLRQRRFDEPGGAVGASLAALAWGGPGPAARWLTGEALAEVSVRLEGGAYRNGGGPGQRPGDHRARAALSRHAADLRVLEQAAEIRSQRLHAPFLDNQVVRASRALPETLRVRPGARAEILRTVLKASGIADLPAGWGTPSQASADAAARAGLRMSTDPLLSLFDAPLLAEAGLIEARVVRKALRAAASGERLPLDGLADLVSLELWLRRLLSRRGTCWTGTPARARAVPAGIAPQRRAVSSGG, encoded by the coding sequence ATGCGGTGGTTGGTGGGATGGAGCAGCACCGCCGCGGGTGCCCTCGGCAAGACCGTCGGATTCGACGGCCGGGAGCCCTACGGCGGCCAAGTGGGCGACGAGGGCGAGACCTTGCACCCCGTGGGGTCCCAACTCCTGTGGGGCGACCCGGATCCGCTGTGGGCGGTCGGCGACTGGCGCCCCGACGAGGTGCGCGTCGTCCGGGCCGACGCCCAGACCCGGATCGCCGTTCTCGGCATCTGCGGGGCCAGCGACGAGCAGTTGCGCGTGGGGCTGTTCGCCGCGCGCGGGGGCGCCCTGCGCCACCTCACCGCCTGGCCCGGCAGCTACACCGCGGTCGTCCAGGTCGGCCGGCGCGTCACCGTCTGCGGCGATCTGGCGGGCGCCCGCCCGGTGTTCCACACCCCGTGGGCGGGCGGCACCGCCTACGCGACGGCCGCGCTGCCGCTGGCCGACCTCATCGAGGCCAACCTCGACTTCGGCCACCTCGCGGCGCTGCTGGCCGCCCCCGACGTCCCGGCCGCCCTGCACGACTCCACCCCCTACGACGGCGTACGACGTGTTCCGCCGGGGCACGCGCTGATCCTGCGCGCCGGGGCGCGTGAGATCGCCGGCTACGAGCCGGTCGCCTCCCTCGCCGTCGCGGCACCCCCGTCCGACCCGGACCGCGCGGTCGACGGGGTCCGCGACGCGCTCGTCGACGCGGTCCGCGCCCGGCTCGCCGCACCCCGGCACGTCCCCGACATCGACCCGGGCCCGGTTCCCGGCATGGGCCCCGCCGAACGGCGCGCCGCGCGCGGGATGCCCGTCCCCGGCATCGGCGCCGACCTCTCCGGCGGCCCCGCCTCGGGCACCCTCGCCCTGCTCGCGGCGGGCCTGCCCGGCCGTCCGGGCACGGTCCTGGGCCACGGCACCGGCGCCGGGGAACGCCTCCTGGCGGTCACCTTCAACGACCTGGCCGTCGGCGGCCGCGAGGCCGAGGTGCAGCGGGCCGGCACCCTCGCCGCCAACCCGCGCCTGCACCACGTCGTGGTCGCTGGCGACGAGGCGACCCTGCCGTACGCCGACCTGGACGGCCCGCTGACCGACGAGCCCGGCCCGAGCCTCGTCACCGCCGCCCGGCACCGCGCGCGGCTCGCCGCGGGCAGCGCCGACCACTTCACCGGCCACGGCGCCCGCCAGGTCCTCGACGCCCACCCGGCCCGCCTCGCCGACCTGCTGATGGACCGCAAGCGACGCCACCTGGTGCGCCCCGTCGCGGCCCTCACCAAGGCCGAGGGCTCGGTCCTCGTCCCCGCGCGCGTGTACGGCGCGGCCCGCCGCCTCGCCCGCACCCCGTACGGCGCCGGCGTGGAGGGCCTCGCGGAACGGCTCCGCCAGCGCCGCTTCGACGAGCCCGGCGGCGCCGTCGGTGCCTCCCTCGCCGCCCTCGCGTGGGGCGGCCCCGGCCCCGCGGCACGCTGGCTGACGGGCGAGGCCCTGGCTGAAGTATCGGTTCGCCTGGAGGGCGGGGCGTACCGCAACGGCGGTGGCCCCGGACAGCGCCCCGGTGACCACCGCGCGCGTGCCGCCCTGTCCCGGCACGCCGCCGACCTGCGCGTCCTGGAACAGGCGGCCGAGATCCGCTCCCAGCGCCTGCACGCGCCCTTCCTCGACAACCAGGTCGTCCGCGCGTCCCGCGCGCTCCCCGAGACCCTGCGCGTACGGCCCGGCGCCCGTGCGGAGATCCTGCGTACGGTGCTCAAGGCGTCCGGCATCGCCGATCTGCCGGCCGGCTGGGGCACCCCCTCCCAGGCGTCCGCCGACGCGGCCGCCCGCGCGGGCCTGCGGATGTCCACCGACCCGCTGCTCTCCCTCTTCGACGCGCCCCTCCTGGCGGAGGCGGGCCTGATCGAGGCGAGAGTCGTCCGCAAGGCCCTCAGAGCGGCCGCCTCCGGCGAACGCCTCCCCCTGGACGGCCTGGCCGACCTCGTCTCCCTGGAACTCTGGCTCCGCCGCCTCCTGTCCCGCCGAGGCACCTGCTGGACGGGAACACCGGCACGCGCACGTGCGGTGCCCGCGGGCATCGCACCGCAGCGGCGGGCGGTGTCCTCCGGGGGGTGA
- the lhgO gene encoding L-2-hydroxyglutarate oxidase yields the protein MWEVVRVQVRNPAYDCDVLVVGGGIVGLSVAYALTRSAPGTRVTVLEKEPGPARHQTGRNSGVIHSGIYYRPGSLKARYAVQGAAEMTKFCAEYGIPHAVTGKLIVATDRAELPRLHALVQRGRENGIVVKELGAAQIAEYEPEVRGLAAIHVRSTGICDFTAVARRLGDASGADIRYGERVVRIDRRPERGVAVLTARGEVVRGRVLVNCAGLYCDDIARMTGDEPEARIVPFRGEYYELTRPGLVRGLVYPVPDPAFPFLGVHLTRGIDGGVHVGPNAVPALAREGYGWGVVRPREALATAAWPGTWHMGRRHWRYGAGELRRSVSKAAFVTAVRRMLPAVEADDLVRAGAGVRAQAVLRNGALVDDFLIQQGPRAVHVLNAPSPAATASLPIGREVARRALEVLASR from the coding sequence ATGTGGGAGGTGGTGCGGGTGCAGGTGCGGAACCCCGCGTACGACTGTGATGTGCTCGTCGTCGGCGGCGGCATCGTCGGGCTGTCGGTGGCGTACGCGCTCACGCGGTCCGCGCCGGGCACCCGGGTGACCGTGCTGGAGAAGGAGCCGGGACCGGCCCGGCACCAGACCGGCCGCAACAGCGGGGTGATCCACAGCGGGATCTACTACCGGCCGGGCTCGCTCAAGGCGCGGTACGCGGTCCAGGGCGCGGCGGAGATGACGAAGTTCTGCGCCGAGTACGGCATCCCGCACGCGGTCACCGGCAAGCTGATCGTCGCCACCGACCGCGCCGAGCTGCCCCGGCTGCACGCGCTCGTCCAGCGCGGCCGGGAGAACGGCATCGTGGTCAAGGAGCTGGGCGCCGCCCAGATCGCGGAGTACGAACCCGAGGTGCGCGGCCTCGCCGCGATCCATGTGCGCTCCACCGGCATCTGCGACTTCACGGCGGTGGCCCGCCGGCTCGGCGACGCCTCCGGCGCGGACATCCGCTACGGCGAGCGGGTCGTCCGGATCGACCGGCGGCCCGAGCGGGGCGTGGCCGTGCTCACCGCGCGCGGGGAGGTCGTGCGCGGCCGGGTGCTGGTGAACTGCGCCGGGCTGTACTGCGACGACATCGCCCGGATGACCGGCGACGAGCCGGAGGCGCGGATCGTGCCGTTCCGCGGCGAGTACTACGAGCTGACCCGGCCCGGCCTGGTGCGGGGGCTGGTCTATCCGGTGCCCGACCCGGCGTTCCCGTTCCTCGGCGTGCACCTGACCCGAGGCATCGACGGCGGTGTGCACGTCGGCCCCAACGCGGTACCGGCGCTGGCCCGCGAGGGGTACGGCTGGGGTGTCGTCCGGCCGCGCGAGGCCCTGGCGACGGCGGCCTGGCCCGGCACCTGGCACATGGGCCGCCGGCACTGGCGGTACGGCGCCGGGGAGCTGCGGCGGTCGGTGTCGAAGGCGGCGTTCGTGACGGCGGTGCGGCGGATGCTCCCGGCGGTGGAGGCGGACGACCTGGTGCGCGCGGGGGCGGGGGTGCGGGCGCAGGCCGTGCTGAGGAACGGCGCGCTGGTGGACGACTTCCTGATCCAGCAGGGCCCGCGCGCGGTACACGTGCTCAACGCGCCCTCCCCGGCCGCGACGGCCTCGCTGCCGATCGGGCGGGAGGTGGCCCGGCGGGCCCTGGAGGTGCTCGCCTCCCGGTGA
- the trmB gene encoding tRNA (guanosine(46)-N7)-methyltransferase TrmB, protein MRHSRAKGEPRFPDGPKADPAGSHFERRIRSFQPRRSRVTAGQADALQRLWSRWGLDIDGHHVDLAELFGNDRPVVLEIGFGMGEATAQMAAADPGTNILAVDVHTPGQGNLLNLADHNGLTNVRVANGDAIILLREMLTADALDGLRVYFPDPWPKKRHHKRRLIQPEFLDLAATRLRPGAIVHCATDWEPYAEQMLEVLTAHPLFENTRADGGFAPRPGFRPLTRFEGQGLDKGHVVNDLLFRRVPHEDR, encoded by the coding sequence GTGCGGCACAGCCGGGCGAAGGGGGAGCCCCGGTTTCCCGACGGGCCCAAGGCCGATCCCGCCGGGTCGCACTTCGAGCGGCGGATCCGGAGCTTCCAGCCCCGGCGGAGCCGGGTGACGGCCGGGCAGGCCGACGCCCTCCAGCGGCTGTGGTCCCGGTGGGGGCTGGACATCGACGGACACCACGTCGACCTCGCCGAACTGTTCGGGAACGACCGGCCGGTGGTCCTGGAGATCGGCTTCGGGATGGGCGAGGCCACCGCGCAGATGGCGGCCGCCGACCCCGGCACCAACATCCTCGCGGTGGACGTGCACACCCCCGGCCAGGGCAATCTGCTCAACCTCGCCGACCACAACGGCCTGACCAACGTCCGGGTGGCCAACGGCGACGCGATCATCCTGCTGCGCGAGATGCTGACCGCCGACGCGCTCGACGGACTGCGCGTGTACTTCCCCGACCCGTGGCCCAAGAAGCGGCACCACAAGCGGCGCCTGATCCAGCCGGAGTTCCTGGACCTCGCCGCGACGCGACTGCGGCCGGGCGCGATCGTGCACTGCGCGACCGACTGGGAGCCGTACGCGGAACAGATGCTGGAGGTGCTCACGGCGCACCCCCTCTTCGAGAACACACGGGCCGACGGCGGGTTCGCGCCGAGACCGGGCTTCCGGCCGCTGACCCGTTTCGAGGGACAGGGGCTGGACAAGGGTCATGTGGTGAACGACC